A window from Candidatus Nitrosotenuis uzonensis encodes these proteins:
- a CDS encoding YkgJ family cysteine cluster protein: MFQKEIEESLQLLEKKWQVDPVLKDFMLAKRTDVSDHPIKVGDVIFHVPFLNDEKKFILWKCFWPDCHNCCERQGRLPLTSDDLITIGRGLKYQKASDFIKNETLVASWIESSPSGGQIVMTSVNLKRKQDETEADDGTHVRCRFLDDAGACKLHPARPGVCYLYPFSTWLENDRGMARVHSTFQFTGDCPGFYLSESLDPMKEILKEYAVTIYDYNMKYTRTQREGFGCSSFV, translated from the coding sequence TTGTTTCAAAAAGAAATTGAAGAATCGTTACAACTCTTAGAAAAAAAATGGCAAGTTGATCCTGTTCTAAAGGACTTTATGCTTGCAAAAAGAACAGACGTGTCCGATCATCCAATCAAAGTGGGCGATGTCATATTTCACGTCCCGTTTCTGAATGATGAAAAAAAATTTATACTTTGGAAATGCTTCTGGCCAGATTGCCACAACTGCTGTGAAAGACAAGGCCGACTCCCACTTACCTCTGATGACTTGATTACAATAGGACGTGGCCTGAAATACCAAAAGGCGTCAGATTTTATAAAGAATGAAACATTGGTGGCAAGCTGGATTGAATCCAGTCCTTCAGGTGGTCAGATCGTAATGACATCCGTAAACCTGAAAAGAAAACAGGATGAAACTGAAGCGGACGACGGCACACACGTAAGATGCAGGTTTCTTGATGATGCTGGCGCATGCAAGCTGCATCCTGCCAGGCCCGGCGTATGTTATTTATATCCATTCTCAACATGGCTTGAAAATGATAGGGGTATGGCAAGGGTTCACTCTACATTCCAGTTCACTGGGGACTGCCCAGGATTCTATCTTTCAGAATCGCTTGATCCTATGAAAGAAATTCTAAAGGAGTATGCAGTCACAATATATGATTACAACATGAAATATACAAGAACTCAAAGAGAAGGCTTTGGATGTTCTAGCTTTGTCTAA
- a CDS encoding ribosomal L7Ae/L30e/S12e/Gadd45 family protein — MGKLLEKALKDALSENKCILGEKQVLQSIKNAKLVIVSKSLSKESSDKITDSANGQKISTLQFDGSSVALGRLCGLQFRVSAASLTAIPDSNVKAILKEETK, encoded by the coding sequence ATGGGCAAATTACTTGAAAAAGCACTAAAGGACGCACTCTCTGAGAACAAGTGTATACTGGGAGAAAAACAAGTATTACAGTCAATCAAGAACGCAAAGCTTGTAATCGTTTCAAAGTCGCTCTCAAAAGAATCATCTGATAAGATAACTGATTCTGCAAACGGACAAAAAATATCAACCCTGCAGTTTGATGGATCGTCAGTAGCGCTTGGAAGACTTTGCGGATTGCAATTCAGGGTATCCGCAGCATCACTTACGGCAATCCCAGATTCTAACGTCAAAGCAATTCTAAAAGAAGAGACAAAATGA
- a CDS encoding 30S ribosomal protein S12, translating into MAKSPLGLFAGRVLKTKRKRQRWSIGTYKRRTLGLDRKSNPMGGSPQARGIVLEKVGIEAKQPNSAVRKCVRVQLIKNGRTITAFLPRDGAMNFIDEHDEVHVEGMGASMGGAMGDIPGVRFKVFKVNGTSLRELVRGRKEKPRR; encoded by the coding sequence ATGGCAAAGTCTCCATTAGGGTTATTTGCAGGAAGAGTTCTGAAGACAAAACGAAAGCGACAGCGATGGTCCATTGGAACATACAAGCGAAGAACTTTAGGTCTTGACCGAAAGTCAAACCCGATGGGTGGTTCGCCACAAGCACGGGGAATTGTTTTGGAAAAAGTAGGAATTGAGGCAAAGCAGCCAAACTCAGCTGTCAGAAAATGTGTCAGAGTTCAGCTTATCAAAAATGGAAGAACGATCACTGCATTTCTTCCGCGAGACGGAGCAATGAACTTCATCGATGAACATGACGAGGTTCACGTAGAAGGAATGGGGGCATCAATGGGTGGCGCAATGGGAGATATCCCTGGAGTACGATTCAAGGTTTTCAAGGTAAACGGTACCTCACTGCGCGAGCTTGTCAGGGGCAGAAAAGAAAAACCTAGGAGATGA
- a CDS encoding MgtC/SapB family protein has protein sequence MFEFINGTELKVLINFGFSMLAGILIGIERESRGKPAGISTFSLVISGSMVFTFLSSQVDPASTTRIAAYVVGGIGFLGGGMIIKGDIKNIFNLTTAASIWFAASIGMAIGFGYYFLAIIGIIVCVLTPRIPHITKIKKSKAVPKSQNSEDDYTPPLDSD, from the coding sequence TTGTTTGAGTTTATCAACGGCACTGAACTCAAAGTTCTGATAAACTTTGGGTTTTCAATGTTAGCTGGGATTCTAATAGGTATAGAACGAGAGAGCCGTGGCAAACCTGCTGGAATAAGTACATTTTCACTTGTAATTTCAGGTTCGATGGTCTTCACGTTTTTGTCTTCGCAGGTAGATCCTGCCTCGACCACAAGGATTGCAGCATATGTGGTTGGAGGAATAGGATTTCTGGGTGGCGGCATGATCATAAAAGGTGATATAAAAAATATCTTCAATCTTACGACTGCAGCAAGTATCTGGTTTGCGGCATCAATTGGGATGGCAATCGGATTTGGCTATTACTTTCTTGCGATAATAGGAATAATAGTGTGCGTTCTAACACCTCGCATTCCTCATATTACCAAGATTAAAAAATCCAAAGCCGTCCCCAAGTCACAAAATTCAGAAGATGACTACACGCCACCACTGGATTCTGACTAG
- a CDS encoding NAD(P)/FAD-dependent oxidoreductase, producing MKIAVVGVGVAGGYLLSRLKKDHDVVGFERMTEENHDSICAWGTSANEMRGLCAKSGINFDDFIIHHGKDMHIDMNNNERFDIKLKGLVTFDKIGLIKKMAEGVKIHYGVVPKLEELEKEFDLIVDCTGFHRSYLPKIKKDFFLPTYQYKIQYDGKVPIDDFFVKPFSGMTGYFWYFPLNENMAHIGAGDYKKNHIVETDKFFEKYGGKVTKTVGRPIRLATPNMCEPFYHGKVVGVGESIGTVYPLLGEGIIPSMICADIFVRNMHDLPKYREEVLQYFAIYGKVLNFIRAKMNGNFSAIRSIVDLISIFRYMKKNEQRFGMEIHMRDLMKVAKA from the coding sequence ATGAAAATAGCCGTAGTAGGAGTTGGTGTAGCTGGCGGATACCTTCTATCCAGACTCAAAAAAGACCATGATGTAGTAGGGTTCGAGCGCATGACAGAGGAAAACCACGACTCTATTTGTGCATGGGGCACATCTGCTAACGAGATGCGAGGTCTGTGCGCAAAATCTGGAATAAACTTTGATGATTTCATCATACATCATGGAAAGGATATGCACATTGATATGAACAACAACGAAAGATTTGATATCAAGTTAAAAGGTCTTGTCACGTTTGACAAAATCGGCCTGATAAAGAAAATGGCAGAGGGAGTCAAGATACATTACGGCGTGGTTCCAAAGCTTGAAGAATTAGAAAAAGAGTTTGACCTAATTGTAGATTGTACAGGATTCCATAGAAGCTACTTGCCAAAAATCAAAAAAGATTTTTTCCTTCCAACTTACCAGTACAAAATCCAGTATGACGGTAAGGTTCCAATTGACGATTTTTTTGTCAAACCATTTTCCGGTATGACTGGATATTTCTGGTATTTCCCTCTAAACGAGAATATGGCTCACATAGGGGCAGGAGACTATAAGAAAAACCACATAGTTGAAACTGACAAATTCTTTGAGAAATATGGTGGCAAAGTCACCAAGACAGTTGGGCGCCCCATCAGGCTTGCAACGCCTAACATGTGCGAGCCATTCTATCACGGTAAGGTAGTAGGTGTAGGCGAGTCCATAGGGACTGTGTATCCTCTGCTCGGCGAGGGGATCATACCCAGTATGATCTGTGCGGATATTTTTGTAAGGAATATGCACGATCTACCAAAATACAGAGAGGAAGTTCTGCAATATTTTGCAATTTATGGTAAGGTTTTGAATTTTATTCGCGCAAAGATGAATGGAAACTTTTCTGCTATACGAAGTATTGTTGATTTAATTTCCATATTCAGGTACATGAAAAAGAACGAGCAGAGATTCGGCATGGAAATACACATGCGTGACCTGATGAAAGTGGCAAAGGCTTAG
- a CDS encoding DNA-directed RNA polymerase subunit A', which yields MSVQTVKSIDGIRFSVWSPTEIRKYSVAEITAPETYDEDGMAVQGGLMDGRLGTLEPGQKCLTCGNTAARCPGHFGHIELAEPVLHIAFIDNIHKLLLATCRSCSRLKLPQEELDSYSQIRKKEAAYTIISQKRIPEEILDKAKKAKECPHCGKPQYDLIFTKPTIFIEKTEIGEHRLLPITIRERFTQIRDEDLKLLGYDPTTARPEWFILQVLPVPPVTVRPSIILETGIRSEDDLTHKMVDIIRVNQRLKESKDAGTPPLIVQDLVDLLQYHTTTYFDNEVSGIPQAHHRSGRPLKTLTQRLKGKEGRFRGSLSGKRVDFSSRTVISPDPSLDLSEVGVPEAVAKKLTIPEIITEWNIERMRELVINGPEKFPGVNYIVRPDGVKIRLDFVEDRTTIAQNLEVGYLVERHLSDGDIVMFNRQPSLHQMSIMAHYVRVLPGKTFRLHPSVCPPYNADFDGDEMNLHVPQSEEARAEAILLMRVQDQLISPRYGGPIIGGLRDFITGSYLLTKDDTLLTPQEFANYAMLGGYEGTFPEPAAKGKDGPMYTGKQLFSLFLPSDFNFVITSKWSKGTKGQQKDVVIKNGQLISGVIDKASIGAEEPESVLHRIAKDYGNATAKKFLNSVLIVAKQFITHYGFSYGYADLELSEKVKGEINSAIEETYNQVYDLISQAKKGTLRLTRGLSAEEALEAYIVNELSKARDKAGNTADQQLEKNNAARIMATTGARGSSLNIGQMAGALGQQSLRGNRINKGYNNRSLPHFKEGDDNPDAHGFVKSNYRDGLSAIEFFFHAMGGREGLVDTAVRTQQSGYMQRRLVNALEHIKLEYDGTVRDPHGHIIQFLYGEDGIDVAKSDHGEAFNINRLIESETIVDSGKKATKEEAEELLKKYTKTFNPRLTKLVEEGILNSKLSRDGAEKVLKKALDLYNKAKAEPGQAVGIVTAQSIGEPGTQMTLRTFHFAGIRERNVTLGLPRLIELVDARKKPVTPTMDIYLEEKYKKSREKAIEVARNTLQTKVSALVANVDTDYSTQITIELSEAALSQRGCTIEEVETALASNKKFKLETAGHTIKLNLAEASDAPTVIAIRNKVLNTIVKGVPDITRVTVAQKDDEWVIQTTGSNLSKVLEIDGIDKQNVRTNNVFEIAATLGIEAARNALINELSTTLEDQGLEVDSRYIMLVADMMCSRGYLQQIGRHGIAGTKDSVLARAAFEITVPTIAEAALTGEVEELKGVTENVIVGSNIPVGSGTVDLFMQVSKH from the coding sequence ATGTCGGTTCAAACAGTAAAGTCAATTGACGGAATTAGGTTTTCTGTGTGGTCGCCAACTGAAATAAGAAAGTATTCGGTGGCAGAGATAACCGCACCAGAAACGTATGATGAGGACGGAATGGCAGTGCAAGGAGGGTTGATGGATGGCAGACTTGGAACCTTGGAGCCAGGACAAAAATGCCTCACATGCGGCAACACTGCAGCAAGGTGCCCTGGCCACTTTGGACACATCGAGCTTGCAGAACCTGTGCTGCACATAGCATTCATTGACAATATTCACAAACTGCTTCTGGCAACGTGTCGCTCTTGTTCAAGACTCAAACTTCCGCAAGAAGAACTTGATTCATACTCGCAAATCCGGAAAAAAGAGGCCGCCTACACCATAATATCGCAAAAGAGAATTCCTGAAGAAATACTGGACAAGGCAAAAAAGGCAAAAGAGTGTCCGCACTGCGGAAAGCCACAATATGACCTGATATTTACAAAGCCTACCATATTCATAGAAAAGACAGAGATAGGAGAACACAGACTGCTTCCAATCACGATAAGGGAGAGATTCACGCAGATTCGAGACGAGGATCTCAAACTGCTAGGATATGATCCGACCACGGCAAGACCTGAATGGTTCATCTTACAAGTACTACCAGTTCCGCCAGTCACTGTGAGACCGTCAATCATACTTGAAACTGGAATCAGATCTGAGGATGATCTGACGCACAAGATGGTGGATATCATAAGGGTCAATCAGAGACTAAAGGAAAGCAAGGATGCAGGAACACCGCCACTCATAGTTCAGGATCTGGTGGACCTATTACAATATCATACAACCACATACTTTGACAACGAGGTCTCAGGAATACCGCAGGCTCACCACCGCTCTGGAAGACCGCTAAAAACACTAACGCAACGACTCAAAGGAAAGGAAGGAAGATTCAGAGGATCTCTTTCTGGCAAAAGAGTGGACTTTTCAAGCAGAACCGTTATCTCGCCAGATCCAAGCTTGGACCTGTCGGAGGTGGGCGTCCCAGAAGCTGTAGCCAAGAAGCTCACAATTCCGGAAATTATCACAGAATGGAATATTGAAAGGATGAGAGAGCTTGTAATCAACGGCCCGGAGAAATTCCCAGGCGTCAATTATATTGTAAGACCTGATGGGGTAAAAATCAGACTTGACTTTGTAGAGGATAGGACAACAATTGCGCAAAACTTGGAAGTTGGATACCTTGTGGAAAGACACCTCTCAGATGGAGACATTGTAATGTTCAACAGGCAGCCATCGCTGCATCAGATGTCCATCATGGCGCACTATGTGAGAGTGCTTCCGGGAAAGACCTTTAGGCTACATCCGTCAGTTTGCCCACCGTACAACGCAGATTTTGATGGCGATGAGATGAACCTGCACGTACCGCAAAGTGAAGAGGCAAGAGCAGAGGCCATACTTTTGATGAGAGTCCAGGATCAGCTAATCTCTCCAAGATATGGAGGGCCAATCATTGGCGGACTCAGGGACTTTATCACCGGCTCGTACCTGCTAACAAAAGATGATACACTGCTCACTCCGCAAGAATTTGCCAACTATGCAATGCTTGGAGGATATGAAGGAACATTCCCAGAGCCAGCAGCAAAAGGCAAGGACGGACCGATGTATACTGGCAAGCAACTATTCTCGCTATTCTTACCGTCTGACTTTAATTTTGTAATCACATCCAAGTGGTCCAAGGGTACAAAAGGACAGCAAAAGGATGTAGTGATAAAAAACGGGCAGCTGATTTCTGGAGTAATAGACAAAGCGTCAATTGGCGCAGAAGAGCCGGAAAGCGTGCTACATAGAATTGCAAAAGACTATGGCAACGCAACAGCAAAGAAATTCCTCAACTCTGTTCTCATTGTTGCAAAACAGTTTATCACACACTATGGATTTAGCTACGGATATGCTGACCTTGAGCTGTCCGAGAAGGTAAAAGGCGAAATAAACTCGGCAATCGAAGAGACGTATAATCAGGTCTATGACCTCATATCGCAGGCAAAGAAGGGGACTTTGAGACTGACAAGAGGTCTTTCCGCAGAGGAAGCACTTGAAGCATATATTGTAAACGAACTATCAAAGGCAAGGGACAAGGCGGGAAACACGGCAGACCAGCAGCTAGAAAAGAACAATGCTGCAAGAATAATGGCTACCACGGGTGCAAGAGGCTCATCACTTAACATAGGTCAGATGGCAGGAGCACTAGGACAACAGTCTCTGCGTGGAAACAGAATAAACAAAGGATACAACAACAGATCTCTGCCGCATTTTAAAGAAGGTGATGATAATCCTGACGCTCACGGATTTGTAAAATCAAACTATAGAGATGGACTTTCTGCAATCGAATTCTTCTTCCACGCGATGGGAGGCAGGGAGGGACTTGTAGACACAGCAGTCAGAACACAACAGTCTGGATACATGCAAAGAAGACTTGTCAACGCACTTGAGCACATCAAGCTGGAATATGATGGAACAGTCAGAGATCCGCATGGACACATAATACAGTTCCTGTACGGTGAAGACGGAATTGACGTGGCAAAGTCCGACCATGGTGAGGCATTCAACATCAACAGGCTGATCGAATCGGAGACAATAGTTGATTCTGGCAAAAAGGCAACAAAAGAGGAGGCAGAGGAACTACTCAAAAAATACACTAAAACATTTAACCCAAGATTGACAAAGCTTGTAGAAGAAGGAATACTCAATTCAAAGCTTAGTAGGGATGGAGCCGAGAAGGTGCTCAAGAAAGCACTTGATCTTTACAACAAGGCAAAGGCAGAGCCTGGACAGGCAGTAGGCATAGTTACCGCACAGTCAATCGGAGAGCCGGGCACACAGATGACACTTAGAACATTCCACTTTGCAGGAATCAGGGAAAGAAACGTAACACTGGGTCTTCCAAGACTTATTGAACTGGTAGATGCCAGAAAAAAACCCGTAACGCCTACGATGGACATCTATCTTGAGGAAAAATACAAAAAGTCAAGAGAGAAGGCAATCGAGGTTGCACGAAACACGTTACAGACAAAGGTAAGCGCACTAGTCGCAAATGTTGATACGGATTATTCCACACAAATTACAATCGAGCTTAGTGAAGCAGCTTTGAGCCAGAGGGGTTGCACTATTGAAGAGGTTGAAACTGCACTTGCATCAAACAAAAAATTCAAGCTAGAAACGGCAGGACACACAATAAAGCTGAACTTGGCTGAAGCATCTGATGCTCCCACAGTAATAGCAATCAGAAACAAGGTGCTAAACACAATTGTAAAAGGAGTTCCTGACATAACCAGAGTCACAGTGGCACAAAAAGATGATGAGTGGGTCATTCAGACTACAGGCTCTAACCTTTCAAAGGTTCTTGAAATTGATGGTATAGACAAGCAGAACGTGAGGACAAACAACGTGTTTGAGATTGCTGCAACGCTTGGAATAGAGGCTGCACGAAATGCACTAATCAATGAGCTGAGCACAACCTTGGAGGATCAGGGACTAGAAGTTGACTCCAGATACATCATGCTAGTGGCAGACATGATGTGCTCTAGAGGATATTTGCAGCAAATAGGAAGACACGGTATCGCAGGAACAAAAGATAGTGTGCTTGCAAGAGCTGCATTTGAAATCACGGTACCCACAATCGCCGAGGCTGCGCTTACTGGCGAAGTTGAAGAGCTAAAGGGCGTAACTGAAAACGTAATTGTTGGAAGCAACATTCCTGTTGGCTCTGGAACAGTTGACTTGTTCATGCAAGTCTCCAAACACTAG
- a CDS encoding 30S ribosomal protein S7: MTESPNLLLFRKWDLSGVEINDPGLKTVISLKKSIMPLTFGRSSLKRFNKTEVNIVERLANKLMHFGKKYAKNTGRMGGKKTRAINTVKAAFEIIHLKTGKNPVEVLVRAIEHSSPNEDTTRIVYGGTAYHVSVDVSPLRRVDLALRFIADGVKESSFSNPKSMEEYLAEHLIAASSNDPTAPSVKKKNELERIAQASR, encoded by the coding sequence ATGACCGAGAGTCCAAATCTTTTGCTGTTTAGAAAATGGGATCTTTCCGGAGTTGAAATCAACGATCCGGGGCTCAAGACTGTAATCTCACTTAAAAAATCAATCATGCCGCTTACATTTGGAAGATCCTCGCTCAAACGCTTCAACAAAACAGAGGTCAACATAGTTGAGCGACTTGCAAACAAACTAATGCATTTTGGAAAAAAATATGCAAAGAACACCGGAAGAATGGGTGGCAAGAAAACAAGAGCAATCAACACAGTAAAGGCCGCATTTGAGATAATTCATCTAAAGACTGGAAAGAATCCAGTGGAGGTTTTAGTGAGGGCAATTGAGCACTCTTCTCCTAACGAGGACACCACAAGAATAGTGTATGGTGGTACTGCATACCATGTGTCAGTCGATGTCTCGCCTCTAAGACGCGTTGACCTTGCATTACGGTTCATTGCAGACGGCGTAAAAGAATCATCGTTCTCAAACCCCAAATCCATGGAAGAATACTTGGCCGAACACCTTATTGCAGCATCAAGCAACGATCCTACAGCCCCATCTGTAAAGAAAAAGAACGAGCTGGAAAGAATAGCACAAGCATCCAGATAA
- a CDS encoding Kazal-type serine protease inhibitor family protein, which translates to MAKTMLSILTAGALFSAALFASFGMAESVDALKAQNTPTTKSFGQKTASKICGDQLCTEARKPVLSKPEKPVACTMEYMPVCGVDGKTYGNMCMANAEGVAVAYKGECTATPQQKPMACTKEYMPVCGVDGKTYGNMCMANAAGVSVEYKGECTAKPADKVHISKIVTGTATSIQDPGLGHESHQLAVILPPSDKIYKGMLTYSASEPVQLVALTGPLAEGQDKGQPIWTPDGKTKFALTLIEADPAGTWNFAANALAVHTKKTEPFTVSYTVSYVEKQRSETVKTGTATSIQDPGLGHESHQLAVILPPSDKPYSGLVTFAASEPVQLVVLHGPLAEGQDKGQPIWTPDGKTKFALTLVETQASGTWNFAGNALAVHTKKTEPFTVSYTVVAAQ; encoded by the coding sequence ATGGCTAAAACTATGCTGTCTATACTGACAGCAGGTGCTTTGTTCTCAGCTGCACTTTTTGCATCTTTTGGGATGGCAGAATCTGTAGATGCACTCAAGGCACAAAACACTCCGACTACAAAATCGTTCGGCCAAAAGACTGCGTCAAAAATCTGTGGTGATCAGCTTTGTACAGAGGCAAGAAAGCCGGTACTCTCAAAACCAGAAAAGCCGGTCGCGTGTACCATGGAATACATGCCTGTATGCGGTGTTGACGGCAAGACATACGGCAATATGTGTATGGCAAATGCTGAAGGAGTAGCAGTTGCATACAAGGGCGAGTGCACAGCAACTCCACAACAAAAACCGATGGCATGCACAAAAGAATACATGCCTGTATGCGGTGTTGACGGCAAGACATACGGCAATATGTGTATGGCAAATGCAGCTGGCGTCTCTGTAGAATACAAAGGAGAATGCACTGCAAAACCTGCAGATAAGGTGCATATATCAAAAATTGTTACGGGTACAGCAACCTCAATCCAAGATCCAGGTCTTGGACACGAATCACACCAACTTGCAGTGATATTACCGCCAAGCGACAAAATCTACAAAGGAATGCTGACATATTCTGCGTCAGAACCAGTACAACTTGTAGCATTGACTGGACCTCTTGCAGAAGGACAAGACAAGGGACAACCAATATGGACACCTGACGGCAAGACCAAGTTTGCATTGACGCTAATTGAGGCAGATCCTGCTGGAACATGGAACTTTGCAGCAAACGCACTTGCAGTGCACACTAAAAAGACAGAACCATTCACGGTAAGCTATACGGTAAGCTATGTAGAAAAACAAAGATCAGAGACAGTAAAGACGGGTACAGCAACCTCAATCCAAGATCCAGGTCTTGGACACGAATCACACCAACTTGCAGTGATATTACCGCCAAGCGACAAACCATACAGCGGACTTGTAACATTTGCAGCATCCGAACCAGTACAACTTGTTGTACTACATGGCCCTCTTGCAGAAGGACAAGACAAGGGACAACCAATATGGACACCTGACGGCAAGACCAAGTTTGCTCTAACTTTGGTTGAAACGCAAGCCTCGGGGACATGGAACTTTGCTGGAAACGCACTTGCAGTGCACACTAAAAAGACAGAACCATTCACGGTAAGCTATACGGTCGTAGCGGCTCAATAA
- a CDS encoding NusA-like transcription termination signal-binding factor: MPQTIKLTTDQMRLISLFQNVTGASARDCVEDEKQNRVIFVVNEGKMGLAIGKGGSHIRNLQNIIKKNVELVEYSDDPVKFLKNMLNNKLVSDVKLNKRLDGSTQAIVIVDAKKKGIVVGREGKNAEKARLLAKRYFEITSVLINSPDKVSE; this comes from the coding sequence ATGCCTCAAACAATCAAATTAACAACTGATCAAATGCGATTGATTTCGCTTTTTCAAAACGTAACCGGAGCATCTGCACGTGATTGCGTTGAGGATGAGAAACAAAATCGGGTTATTTTTGTTGTAAATGAGGGAAAGATGGGTCTTGCTATAGGAAAGGGTGGCTCACACATTAGAAATTTGCAAAATATCATAAAGAAAAATGTAGAACTAGTAGAATACTCTGATGATCCAGTAAAGTTTTTGAAAAACATGCTCAACAACAAACTTGTATCGGATGTCAAACTGAACAAAAGACTTGATGGTTCTACGCAAGCAATAGTTATAGTTGACGCAAAGAAAAAAGGAATTGTTGTAGGCCGTGAGGGCAAGAATGCGGAAAAAGCACGTCTTCTGGCAAAAAGATACTTTGAAATTACAAGCGTTTTAATTAACAGTCCTGATAAAGTGAGCGAGTGA